The following proteins come from a genomic window of Prionailurus viverrinus isolate Anna chromosome D1, UM_Priviv_1.0, whole genome shotgun sequence:
- the LOC125146972 gene encoding olfactory receptor 10Q1-like, with amino-acid sequence MFARSPVLNQSGPTEFVFRAFTTVPELQALLFLLFLLLYLMILCGNAAIVWAVRTHSSLHTPMYFFLCNLSFVEISYTTVVVPLMLANLWGARKPIPLAGCGAQMFFFLTLGGADCFLLAIMAYDRYVAICHPLRYTLIMTQKLCVRMVLCALGLALVLSLQLTCLIFTLPFCGHRREINHFLCDVPPVLRLACADIRVHQAVLYVVGILVLTVPFLLICVSYVFIASAILHIRSAEGRRRAFSTCSSHLTVVLLQYGFCALVYLRPQSGSSVDEDRQFALVYTFITPLLNPLIYTLRNKDVKGALKKAISSKGTGEAL; translated from the coding sequence ATGTTCGCCAGGAGCCCCGTCCTCAACCAATCCGGCCCCACCGAGTTCGTGTTCCGCGCGTTCACCACCGTCCCCGAATTGCaggccctcctcttcctcctcttcctcctgctctaCTTGATGATCCTTTGTGGCAACGCGGCCATCGTCTGGGCGGTGCGCACACACAGCTCGCtgcacacccccatgtacttcttcctgtgCAACCTGTCTTTCGTAGAGATCAGCTACACCACAGTGGTGGTGCCTCTGATGCTTGCCAACCTTTGGGGCGCCCGGAAACCCATTCCGCTGGCTGGCTGTGGGGcccaaatgttcttttttctcacGCTGGGCGGCGCTGACTGCTTCCTCTTGGCAATCATGGCATACGATCGCTACGTGGCCATCTGTCACCCGCTGCGCTACACCCTCATCATGACCCAGAAGCTGTGCGTCCGGATGGTGCTGTGCGCCCTGGGCCTGGCCCTCGTCCTCTCCCTGCAGCTCACCTGCTTGATCTTCACCTTGCCCTTCTGCGGGCACCGCCGGGAAATCAACCACTTCCTGTGCGACGTGCCTCCCGTCCTGCGGCTGGCCTGCGCCGACATCCGCGTGCACCAGGCGGTGCTCTACGTGGTGGGCATCCTGGTGCTGACCGTCCCCTTCCTGCTTATCTGTGTGTCCTATGTGTTCATCGCCTCCGCCATCCTGCACATCCGCTCCGCCGAGGGCCGCCGCCGGGCCTTCTCCACCTGCTCATCGCACCTCACCGTGGTCCTGCTGCAGTATGGCTTCTGTGCCTTGGTCTACCTGCGTCCCCAATCAGGCTCGTCGGTGGATGAGGACCGCCAGTTTGCCCTAGTCTACACCTTCATCACCCCCCTACTCAACCCGCTGATTTACACCCTTAGGAACAAGGATGTCAAAGGTGCCCTGAAAAAGGCCATCAGTAGCAAAGGAACAGGTGAAGCTCTCTGA